The genomic DNA TAGACAAAGGACCGGCGAAGCCACACACCGAGCTGGGTCTCTAGAGACGACGCTTTCAAGAAGGACACGACTCAAaaagcgccgccgtcgctcgtccagAGGATAGGGTTTTCACCCAGAGGACCCCGTGCAACAGAGTTGTAGCTCCAAAATGACGCCCCCCAACAGAGAAAGCGACGTCAAGGACGCTGCCGTCATCCCACCAGCAACGCCGGTGACGGCCTTCGCCCGGAGCATCACAAACCCAAGCTGCATGTGCACGGCATGGCAAAACCGACACCAAAGCCACGACAGCCCGTCTGGGATGACACCACCGTCGTGCCTCCACACGTCCATGGCGCCGAACTCCACCTTCACTTTGGTCGCCGCAAGCAGCGTCGCGCAACGACGCACTGCAGGTTGTCGCTGCACGCCCGCcatcgaggccgccgccgcgtgcgggCACCTCACCCCACGCCAACGCCGACACCGTGCCGAAGCACAGGCCACGCGCCCCGCTCCGTCGCCGCCACTATAGCCATCGTCGGATGCCGCGCACCGGGCACCACGCCCTGCGCTGAGGCCGCCGACCGTCGCGCACGCGCACCTCACGGAGGTGTCCCCGTGCTTGAAATGCCGCCGGCACAAGCACTAGCCGCCGTCGCGGACCGCGTGCCAGCAGCCACGGACGCGCGCCACACCACACCACAGCccagccacctccgccgccgcagaccTGCGAGCGagcagcgcgcggcggccgtgaGGGGCGACGACGCCCACCGTCGTCGCGCGCAGCCACAACcaccggggcgccgccgcgccgcgccgccgcggctgccacCGTGCACCGCACCGCGCGGCCACCACCGCCCCGGGACCCGCCGCATTCGCCGAAGAAGATGGCACCGGCTGCCGGAGAGTCGTCTGCCGTCGGGGCCGCCCCACCACCTCCAAACGCAAATCCACCCCGGGTGCCGCCGGATCCAGCCACACCGGCGCtggatccgccgccgcagccaccccGACAAGGGCTTACCGTCACCGCCGCAACCACGGAGGCCCCACGACTCCGGCCATCTGCGCgagaggaagggaaaggaggCCTCACCGCCGCCATCCTAGCGACCGCGCGGGCTTCCGGAGGCGCGCTCCGGCAGCGGCGAGACGGAGAGGGGGAGGTGGaagaagcggcggcgcggggaggaggtTCCGCCCGTGTCGCCCGTGGGGTACGACGCGGGGGCCTAGCAGTTTTTTGTGGTTTACGATGAACTAGTAGCGTATAATAAGTTTGTAAAGTTGCGGACATCGTGTATAATAAGTTTGTAAAGTTACGGACATGTACGATGGTACGCCTAGCCATGTTATTCTTGGGGTtaaaataaatactgaaattcgGATACCTTATCATAAATGACTAAGTGTGCTCGATCACAGGCGCAAAAACATTTTAATATTGTCTAGTTATGCATTTTCAGTTATTTACCTGCGTATAACAGAGATATCAATGATGATATAAACGTTAGGTTCACTGGATGTAGAGAACTTCGCATTTTAATCCATGAAACACATACTGTGTGTGCTAAACACAACTCTAACGGTCTCCATCCCTTGTTTTAACCTTTTGCTATACTGAATAATATATGTGGTGGAGAAAGATCATAAAATTTTGTAATGCACACTTAAACCCTTTATTATTTAATAGCGGCTTAAAGCCTCAAAGGATACGTGTAGAACCACAAGAGTGAACTGAGGACTACGTGAGATTAATATGAATTTATTTATGTACTTTAAACAACACCTAAAACTATTACTTTTTTTTGCATTGTCTCTATTTGCTAGTGTAGCCATACCCTTCTGTTTAGTTGAGCAATTTTCGGATCGTGCCACTGTCTGATGTAGATGAGTGTCGACAtatttagtagttaaattttgtAAATTTTCAGTTGCATGTGGTTAATTTGTGTCGGCAGATTTAGTTGGTAAATAATATAAAATTTAGATGACTGCTAGCTCCCAATTGACAATATCCTTCCAGTCTATGAATTTACTCAGTGTTAACCGGACACCTGCCAGCGACGACAGTTCGGCTGGCTTGTCCGCTAATCAGCTAATAGTGTTTTTTTCTAgatcaaatcagcaccagccaccagctaacaaccagccaacagtatttttctctcacaacaaatcaatatcagccacagccagccaaaCAGAGTCAAAATAAGAATATTGCAACACCCACTTCCAAGCTCCCAGTCGAAACAAACAAATTCTATGTGAATCTAGCGTGAACTTCATAAAAAGAATCATCCAATTTCTTTTCGAAAAAATCaaagaataaataaaaagaatcaTCCAATTCCCTACACTTTAGTAGCTCATAGTCATGGCCTCATGGGGGCTGCCCCGGGTTTGTCGTCTGAAATCGGAGCTTGTATGCGACCTCAAAATATCTGCGTGTATTTGTTTAGTTTACTGGTATCCGGTATTGACTTCCCTATCACCGAATTCCAAGTCGCCGATACAATTATACAAAGCACAGCAGCATCCTGTCAGGCTGTCACTGCTCCTCCCTCCCACTGGTCCGGGGCTCTGGAGTCCACTCCTCCCTGCCCTGTTCTCCACTCTCTCGGTCCCTCCCCTCgcctcacctctctctctctctctctactctcactgcactctcactctcactctcactACCGACTCTGATTAGTAACCTTTGTACTATCCATGCCTCCCTCTGCATTTCTTCTTGATTTGGGATGTGATTGGCCTCTAATGATCGCCACCAACCACCCAGCCACCCAGACCACACCTCACCAccaccctcctcctccacctccgcagcCGAAATCCATCCTCGCACACCATCAGAGCTAGATTAACCTCGCACCCCCGAAATGTTCCGCTCGCCGCGCCCCACATTGCCCGCAAATCCAAACTTTTCGGGCCCAATCACCCCCCAAATCAACCTTTTTCGTCACTCCATCCTGTCCTAAATCCCCTCCTCAGTCCTCCCCACCGCCCCAAAGTCCTACCTTTCCCACTGCACCCCCTGCGGAAATCGCAGAGATTCTTGGCCACTTTGATTGCCCGCCTGCGAAAATCCGCTCTAGCTCACCAAATTCCCTGCAAAACCCCAGTCTTTTGGCGGTATTTTTTTCTTGGAAATTTTCGTTCTTTACCGCCCAATTCTGCTCGGGCTCCGGGGAGATCCACCGTTTCTGCTTGAGCCAGGAGCGAGCTGGGCAGCGCGGCGCCCATGTCGGACTCCGAGCTGTCCC from Panicum virgatum strain AP13 chromosome 7N, P.virgatum_v5, whole genome shotgun sequence includes the following:
- the LOC120681120 gene encoding serine/arginine repetitive matrix protein 1-like, giving the protein MPPAQALAAVADRVPAATDARHTTPQPSHLRRRRPASEQRAAAVRGDDAHRRRAQPQPPGRRRAAPPRLPPCTAPRGHHRPGTRRIRRRRWHRLPESRLPSGPPHHLQTQIHPGCRRIQPHRRWIRRRSHPDKGLPSPPQPRRPHDSGHLRERKGKEASPPPS